The nucleotide sequence GAATCTGTAATAGCCCatgtctacatttttattttacattttattttatattttcatttatttaggcATTcgccgttttttatttttttggtcaatGTTTAAATTTACATAGAAAAATCATCAGTCCTTTATTGTGCCACCATAATGTATTGAGGTGTTTCCCCGCTTTGTTTGGTCATTTTGACGCGTAAAGCGCATGGGTTGGACTTGGAGGAGGAATCCTTGCGCTCCTGATCCCATGCTTGGTAGGCCTGTGAATCTGTGAAGTGCCCTGTCCATGGATGCGTGGATGAAGCAGAGGAGGCTGTAGCTGCAGCAGGACCTCCTCCCTCCTGCTTTCTCCCCCCGTCAGTGTGCGCAGTTCCGCTGCAGCCTGAAGCAGAGTGCAGCTGCCCGGTGAGACAGACCGCAGGCAAGGATCCTATCAGTGGTCATTTGATCCACCGTTACTGGAGAACAGCGGGGGAGTCTTTCTTAGGAGCCAttcaggaaggaaaaaaaaaggcgcTAAAGCTGGTGAGTCTTTGCTTTATTGTCTACCTGGTTGGTTGATTTGTAAACCATCATGAACCTCAGTAGAGACCGCAGCTAACGTTCTTGGATTGCTAGCTGCTAGCATgctagttaaaagaaaaacctagCTGCTAGCTTTCACACTTACACGTATGTTTGATGTCTCAACGTTAGTATTCAcggtttatttcactttttttcttcagaattgTACTTAATGTAAGCTTACAGAGAAGCACACTATTACCTCTAACTAAAAGCTTGTGTTATTTCTTCTGCCGGCTTCTCTCATTTATTTATGCCTGCGCTGCAGTCAATTACACAGTCACTTCGATAATGCCAAATAACCAGGAGTCAAGAttggcttttgtttttcagaaaacaaatagTTAACTCTCTGTCACTTTAGTCATATATTTAATGCTTTGATTTTGGAGGATTCtatccattttatttagaaatgacCAAAACATATGGGAACCTTTATCCTAACTGTAACACGACACTTCTCTTCTTTTTACTGTAGTTTTGTCCGATTAGGATTAGGTTAatggttttcctgtttcttgCTTATCTTgtcttttgcaatttttttcattctggCCTAATGATCCCTAGACTAAATCTGGCATGTTTTACATCAGTATTTGTTGTTATTAATACGTATAATAAACTAATGCAGTAAAATATTACTTGGgttttgtatatttatttttgtttttaaagctttaacacccccccccccccccccccacacacacacacacaaacacattaagCAAAATCAAGCTCACTGGGacattattaaagacccactccaatgaaaaatgcacctttaacatgtccttttggcatctttctgatgatgaaggggatatttaaagaaaattaagcttaaaattgcatttctgagtatttctttaatcaaattttggggaatcaggagcagaaaaaaaacgcattttgaaaaagatcatatttgtgacaaagaaaacacaatcggccggccataagctccctgctccgctccattctgatgcatccacttgcagaccatAGACCCATTTACgtcttgttttcctcgtctcagctggcatctggctcaaaaaaccttttccaaaatgacacaggtttttatttgaattttcttttttatttaggctaaaagcagcataataataataataaaaaaacactaagaatgctttaaaaaaagatcaagagatgataggagtggaactttaatatTGTCTGATTATGTAAGTAGTTATTGCTACAGAAAGCATTACTTGAGTTTTAATGCAAACTTCTCTCCCATTCTGCTGACAAGTTTTCTTAGTGCCTCGTattaatgtaattatttttcttgtgcTTGTTTTACTGGTCCAAATAAAGGGAGTCTGTCCTGATCAAGTTCTCTCCCTACTTTGGTTTCAACCTGGTAGAAATTCTACAAATGGATAATGGAGACTGGGGCCATAGGGTAAGACATAGTTGAAAGTCATAATCATTTTGCCTTTCAGTTCATTTGTTTAACCAGAACCGCGTCACAGAAGAACCAGTCTCAGCAAACTCTACAGAACTTCTCTTTGTATTGATTTCTCATTTCCTCTGTTGGGCATCagatttaaacatttacatCCTCACCAACTGATCAGATATGTAGTTGTGtagttctttttcattttcagcagcagtggcacattttaaagatattcaTATTGGTCAGAGACATACCGATGGAAGTAAACAAATGCTAGGAATGAGTTATTTAATGCCAATTCCTTATATTCCCCTTATAACCATTTATGCTGCAACGCCGAAGCAACTCTGCAGAAGACCTTACATCAATACTAATTTGGCTGTTTCTCATTCACCTTCATTTGTTCTTGTGGTGGGGTAACCTAGGTTGTTGTTCCACACTGACAACAAACACCACAATGATAAATGAAGCTGACTTTCTGGACTTTCAATACTTTACATTTATTGAAAGTCAAGTCAGAAACTTGCATAGTTTGTGAAAGATATCATTTGGTGTTAATTTCAACATTGTTCATGGTTTTAGATGCATCTTAAACTGTGTACTTTTTACCAAGCTGTGAGTGTTTATAAGATTATCAATTGAATGAAACTATTCTTTCAGTTTGTGTGCCAAAAAGTAGTTGAGCAAACATTAGTTCCTCTCAGATGGAAATAATTTCTAATAAAACGTTTGCTTATACAACACTCCAGTGTGTGAGCTAACAAAACAAACTCTGCTATCCTCTCTAGATGACCACTCCTGTTACCTTGAATGTGGGAGGCCACTTATATACCACCAGTCTATCCACCCTGCAGCGTTATCCAGACTCCATGCTGGGAGCCATGTTTCGGGGGGATTTCCCTACAGCTCGGGACGCTCAGggaaattatttcattgatcgaGATGGGACACTTTTCAGGTACATCCTGAACTTCCTGAGGACATCTGAGCTTACACTGCCCGTGGACTTCACGGAGACGGACTTGCTGCGGAAAGAGGCTGACTTCTACCAGATCGAACCTTTGATTCAGTGCCTTAATGATCCTAAACCCCTATATCCTCCTGATATCTTCGAGCAGGTGGTGGAGCTTTCTAGCACCCGGAAACTGTCCAAATACTCCAACCCGGTCGCTGTTATCATTACACAGCTAACTATAACAACAAAAGTTCACGCCCTGCTAGAGGGGATTTCGAACAACTTCACCAAGTGGAACAAGCACATGATGGACACCAGAGACTGTCAGGTGTCATTTACATTTGGACCATGTGACTATCATCAAGAGGTTTCACTGCGGGTTCATCTCATGGACTATATAATGAAGCAAGGTTTCACCATCCGGAACACCCGT is from Oryzias latipes chromosome 7, ASM223467v1 and encodes:
- the kctd6 gene encoding BTB/POZ domain-containing protein KCTD6 — translated: MDNGDWGHRMTTPVTLNVGGHLYTTSLSTLQRYPDSMLGAMFRGDFPTARDAQGNYFIDRDGTLFRYILNFLRTSELTLPVDFTETDLLRKEADFYQIEPLIQCLNDPKPLYPPDIFEQVVELSSTRKLSKYSNPVAVIITQLTITTKVHALLEGISNNFTKWNKHMMDTRDCQVSFTFGPCDYHQEVSLRVHLMDYIMKQGFTIRNTRVHHMSERANENTVEHHWTFCRPAHKVED